In Afipia sp. GAS231, a single window of DNA contains:
- a CDS encoding cobalamin-independent methionine synthase II family protein: protein MQRTKAPFRADEVGSLLRPPRIKEARARLEKGEITAEDLRKAEDMEIEKVVHRQASTGLKLATDGEFRRSWWHFDFLSHLTGCELYHPDQGIQFAGVQTRHDAIRVIGKLDFPDNHPMLDHFRFLKKHADTAHVTAKMTIPSPAVLHFRGGRKAISKDVYPDLESFFMDLGKTYRKAVKAFYDAGCRYLQFDDTVWAYLCSQEELHKARERGDNPDGLQEIYARVINYALADKPADMVVTTHVCRGNFRSTWISSGGYEPVAETMLAGTNYDGYFLEYDSDRAGGFEPLRYLPKGNKIVVVGVITSKFGELEKKDDIKRRLEEAAKFAPLDQLAVSPQCGFASTEEGNILSEEEQWAKLRLAVEVANEVWGK from the coding sequence ATGCAGAGAACCAAAGCCCCCTTCCGCGCCGACGAGGTCGGCAGCCTGTTGCGGCCGCCGCGCATCAAGGAAGCGCGGGCCAGACTGGAGAAGGGCGAGATCACGGCTGAAGATCTGCGCAAGGCCGAGGATATGGAGATCGAAAAGGTCGTGCACCGGCAGGCCTCGACTGGTCTGAAGCTAGCGACCGACGGCGAATTCCGCCGCTCCTGGTGGCATTTCGATTTCCTCAGCCATCTCACCGGTTGCGAACTGTACCACCCCGATCAGGGGATCCAGTTCGCCGGCGTGCAGACCCGGCATGATGCCATCCGCGTCATCGGCAAGCTCGACTTTCCCGACAACCATCCGATGCTGGATCATTTCAGGTTCCTGAAAAAGCATGCCGATACGGCGCATGTCACCGCCAAGATGACGATCCCGTCGCCCGCGGTGCTGCATTTCCGCGGTGGTCGCAAGGCGATCTCAAAGGACGTCTATCCCGATCTCGAATCGTTCTTCATGGATCTCGGCAAGACCTACCGCAAGGCGGTGAAGGCGTTCTACGACGCCGGCTGCCGCTATCTGCAGTTCGACGATACAGTCTGGGCCTATCTCTGCTCGCAGGAAGAATTGCACAAGGCCCGCGAGCGCGGCGATAACCCGGACGGCTTGCAGGAGATCTACGCGCGCGTCATCAACTACGCGCTGGCCGACAAGCCTGCCGACATGGTCGTCACCACCCATGTCTGCCGCGGCAATTTCCGCTCCACCTGGATTTCGTCCGGCGGCTACGAGCCGGTGGCCGAGACCATGCTGGCCGGTACCAACTACGACGGCTATTTCCTGGAATATGATTCCGACCGCGCCGGCGGATTCGAGCCGCTGCGCTATCTGCCCAAGGGCAACAAGATCGTCGTGGTCGGCGTCATCACCTCGAAATTCGGCGAGCTCGAGAAGAAGGACGACATCAAGCGCCGGCTCGAGGAAGCCGCCAAATTCGCTCCGCTCGACCAGCTCGCGGTATCCCCCCAATGCGGCTTTGCCTCGACCGAGGAAGGCAACATCCTGTCCGAAGAAGAGCAGTGGGCCAAGCTGCGGCTCGCGGTCGAAGTCGCGAACGAGGTGTGGGGGAAGTAG
- a CDS encoding ABC transporter ATP-binding protein, producing MSDLLAIDSLRAGYGEAVVLPSMSLTLGEGQVLALLGRNGTGKTTLINSIVGVTRRFGGTVALAGLDITTMRPDQRARAGIGWVPQERNIFRSLTVEENMTAVAQPGPWTVEKVYEMFPRLRERRGNFGNQLSGGEQQMLAIGRALTLNPKVLLLDEPTEGLAPIIVEELLRALGTITRAGGICSIIVEQNAQKILGLADRVVILERGAIVHDAASAALKADPAVLERYLGVAGAAAH from the coding sequence ATGTCTGATCTGCTCGCCATCGACAGCCTGCGCGCCGGCTACGGCGAAGCCGTGGTGTTGCCCTCGATGTCGCTGACGCTAGGCGAAGGCCAGGTGCTGGCACTGTTGGGACGCAATGGCACCGGCAAGACCACCCTGATCAACTCGATCGTCGGCGTCACCCGTCGCTTCGGCGGCACCGTGGCGCTGGCAGGGCTCGATATCACCACGATGCGGCCGGACCAGCGGGCGCGCGCCGGGATCGGCTGGGTGCCACAGGAGCGCAATATCTTCCGCTCGCTCACAGTTGAAGAGAACATGACTGCGGTGGCCCAGCCGGGACCCTGGACCGTCGAAAAGGTTTACGAGATGTTTCCGCGGCTGAGGGAACGCCGCGGCAATTTCGGCAACCAGTTGTCTGGCGGCGAGCAGCAGATGCTGGCGATCGGCCGGGCGCTGACCCTCAATCCAAAAGTACTGCTGCTGGACGAGCCGACCGAGGGGCTGGCGCCAATCATCGTCGAGGAGTTGCTGCGGGCGCTCGGCACCATCACCCGGGCCGGAGGCATCTGCTCCATCATCGTCGAGCAGAATGCCCAAAAGATTCTGGGGCTGGCCGATCGTGTTGTGATATTGGAACGCGGCGCGATCGTTCACGATGCGGCAAGTGCCGCGTTGAAGGCCGATCCGGCTGTGCTCGAGCGCTATCTCGGCGTTGCGGGTGCCGCAGCACATTGA
- a CDS encoding branched-chain amino acid ABC transporter permease produces MTTLFTILFDGVAYGMLLFVLACGLAVTLGLMNFVNLAHGAFAMTGGYVCAVLVNQSGWPFFASLPLAFVASALIGIVLERALYRHLYTRSHLDQVLFSVGLVFMSVAAVDYIMGSSRIFIKLPAALEGQFDFFGVGIGRYRLMIVVICGLLTVALQLILARTRFGSRLRAAVDDPRAASGLGINVPQVFAFTFAFGCGLAGLGGALSAEILGLDPYFPLKFMIYFLIVVTVGGSSSITGPFLASLLLGIGDVAGKYYVPKMGPFVIYTMMIVILIWRPNGLFGRTAAR; encoded by the coding sequence ATGACAACCCTGTTCACCATCCTGTTCGACGGTGTTGCCTACGGCATGCTGCTGTTCGTGCTGGCCTGCGGGCTTGCCGTGACGCTCGGGCTGATGAACTTCGTCAACCTGGCCCATGGCGCCTTCGCCATGACCGGCGGCTATGTCTGTGCCGTTCTCGTCAACCAGTCCGGCTGGCCGTTCTTTGCGTCCCTGCCGTTGGCCTTTGTTGCAAGCGCGCTGATCGGGATCGTGCTGGAACGCGCGCTGTACCGCCATCTCTACACCCGCAGCCATCTCGACCAGGTGCTGTTCTCGGTCGGCCTCGTCTTCATGTCGGTGGCGGCGGTCGACTACATCATGGGATCGTCGCGGATCTTCATCAAGCTGCCGGCGGCCCTCGAAGGCCAGTTCGATTTCTTCGGCGTCGGCATCGGTCGCTACCGGCTGATGATCGTCGTGATCTGCGGCCTGCTCACGGTGGCACTGCAATTGATTTTGGCGCGCACGCGCTTCGGCAGCCGGCTCCGCGCGGCGGTCGATGACCCCCGTGCGGCATCGGGCCTCGGCATCAACGTGCCGCAGGTGTTTGCGTTCACGTTTGCCTTCGGTTGCGGCCTTGCGGGCCTCGGCGGCGCGCTCAGCGCCGAGATCCTCGGGCTCGATCCGTACTTCCCGCTGAAATTCATGATCTACTTTCTGATCGTGGTGACCGTCGGCGGCTCCTCCAGCATCACCGGGCCGTTCCTGGCCTCGCTGCTGCTCGGCATCGGCGACGTCGCGGGGAAATACTACGTTCCCAAGATGGGGCCGTTCGTGATCTACACCATGATGATCGTGATCCTGATCTGGCGTCCGAACGGCCTGTTCGGCCGCACCGCCGCGCGTTGA
- a CDS encoding ABC transporter ATP-binding protein, with amino-acid sequence MTTALETKGLEKSFGGLRVTRDLSLRVEQGARHALIGPNGAGKTTVINLLTGVLKPNAGRILLEGNDITDLPVHTRVLRGLSRTFQINQLYADLTPLETVGLAVSERLGRGGDWWRRMGTRSDVNQEIAETLDRFHLLDVMNERTATLPYGKQRLLEIAVAIATKPRVLLLDEPAAGVPASERHDILAAVAALPRDVTVLLIEHDMDLVFSFADRISVLVNGAMLVEGPPDEVARDPQVKAVYLGEAADV; translated from the coding sequence ATGACAACTGCGCTGGAAACAAAAGGATTGGAGAAGTCCTTCGGCGGGCTTCGCGTCACGCGTGACCTGTCGCTGCGGGTCGAGCAGGGCGCCCGCCATGCGCTGATCGGACCGAACGGCGCCGGCAAGACCACCGTGATCAACCTCCTCACCGGCGTGCTGAAGCCCAATGCGGGGCGAATTTTGCTGGAAGGTAACGACATCACCGATCTGCCGGTTCACACGCGGGTGCTGCGCGGGCTGTCGCGCACCTTTCAGATCAATCAGCTCTATGCCGACCTGACGCCGTTAGAGACCGTCGGGCTGGCGGTCTCGGAGCGGCTCGGTCGCGGCGGCGACTGGTGGCGACGGATGGGGACGCGCAGCGACGTCAATCAGGAGATCGCGGAAACGCTGGATCGTTTTCATCTGCTCGACGTCATGAACGAACGCACCGCGACGTTGCCTTACGGCAAGCAGCGCCTGCTCGAGATCGCGGTGGCGATTGCGACCAAACCGCGTGTGCTGCTGCTCGACGAGCCCGCCGCCGGCGTGCCTGCGAGCGAGCGCCACGACATCCTGGCTGCTGTTGCGGCTTTGCCGCGCGACGTTACAGTGCTGCTGATCGAGCACGACATGGATCTGGTGTTCTCGTTCGCCGACCGCATTTCGGTGCTGGTCAACGGCGCCATGCTGGTGGAAGGCCCGCCGGACGAAGTGGCGCGGGATCCCCAGGTCAAGGCGGTCTATCTCGGTGAGGCCGCCGATGTCTGA
- a CDS encoding branched-chain amino acid ABC transporter permease — MTTLLDVSSHAIASARWRPAEIAFWILAASCAFLFPSRYLIMTDIVRLALFALSLDLILGYAGIVSLGHAAFFGVGAYCAGLLALHGIITEPVLALVAAGLVAMVLGFLTSFLVIRGVDLTRLMVTLGIALLLEALAERFSNITGGTDGLQGIEMAPILGLFAFDMFGKTGFFYSLIVLFLMFLLARRIVHSPFGLSLRAIKNNPLRASAIGVPVNHRLIAIYTVAAFYAGIAGALFTQTTALASLDVFSFERSADLMLVLVIGGTGYLYGGLIGAVVFKMLQEFFSTITPQYWQFWIGLVLVVIVLVGRDRIHRGALWLPNLVIRQFAGRKAVVAVPESDAS; from the coding sequence ATGACCACGCTTCTCGACGTCTCATCCCATGCGATCGCCAGCGCGCGCTGGCGTCCGGCCGAGATCGCGTTCTGGATTCTCGCGGCTTCCTGCGCGTTCCTGTTTCCGTCACGTTATCTGATCATGACCGACATCGTCCGGCTGGCGCTGTTCGCGCTGTCGCTCGACCTGATCCTCGGTTATGCCGGCATCGTCTCATTGGGCCACGCCGCGTTCTTCGGCGTCGGCGCCTATTGCGCGGGATTGCTGGCGCTGCATGGCATCATCACCGAGCCGGTGCTGGCGCTGGTCGCGGCAGGTCTGGTCGCCATGGTGCTCGGCTTCCTCACCAGTTTTCTGGTGATCCGGGGCGTCGACCTGACCCGGCTGATGGTGACGCTCGGCATCGCGCTGCTGCTGGAAGCGCTGGCGGAACGCTTCTCCAACATCACCGGCGGTACCGACGGGCTGCAGGGCATCGAGATGGCGCCGATCCTCGGCCTGTTTGCCTTCGACATGTTCGGCAAGACCGGCTTCTTCTATTCGCTGATCGTGCTGTTTCTGATGTTCCTTTTGGCGCGCCGGATCGTGCACTCGCCGTTCGGGTTGTCGTTACGCGCCATCAAGAACAATCCGTTGCGGGCTTCTGCCATCGGCGTTCCGGTCAATCACCGCCTGATTGCGATCTATACGGTAGCGGCATTTTATGCCGGCATCGCCGGCGCGCTGTTCACCCAGACCACGGCGCTGGCCTCGCTCGACGTGTTTTCGTTCGAGCGCTCAGCCGACCTGATGCTGGTGCTGGTCATCGGCGGCACCGGCTATCTCTATGGCGGGCTGATCGGCGCCGTCGTGTTCAAGATGCTGCAGGAGTTCTTCTCGACTATCACGCCACAATACTGGCAGTTCTGGATCGGCCTCGTGCTGGTCGTGATCGTGCTGGTCGGCCGCGACCGCATCCATCGCGGGGCGCTGTGGTTGCCCAACCTCGTGATCCGGCAATTTGCCGGACGCAAGGCCGTCGTGGCCGTTCCCGAAAGCGATGCGTCATGA
- a CDS encoding NAD(P)/FAD-dependent oxidoreductase: protein MKLDLDAIIVGAGPAGLACAATMRAAGLSVTVFEKADSVGAVWRRHYDRLHLHTDRGHSGLPGMPMPSDYPAYPSRGQMVAYLESYAARFDISPVFDTEVSRIHRDGARWHADTAQGPINARAMVIATGIADAPYRPSWPGSETFAGRVIHSSEYRNPDSFAGKRVLVVGFGNSGGEIALELANAGIDVALAVRGPVQILPRDLLGFPILSWAILYRRLPARLVDFINAPVLRLAVGDFEKLGLRRAAKGPRQMVEEDGRVPLIDIGTLARISDGSIRIRGGIDRFTADGVTFTDARAEPFDAVILATGFRPDLRRLIPDVQGVFDQHGMPLLTGQVTAAPGLYFCGQITVPTGQLREIAIEAQRIAGSVKAYVAHAS, encoded by the coding sequence ATGAAGCTCGATCTCGATGCCATCATCGTCGGCGCAGGCCCCGCGGGGCTTGCTTGCGCGGCGACGATGCGAGCTGCGGGGTTGTCCGTCACGGTCTTCGAAAAAGCCGATAGCGTCGGCGCAGTCTGGCGGCGGCACTACGACCGGCTCCACCTCCACACCGACCGCGGCCATTCCGGCTTGCCGGGAATGCCGATGCCGTCAGACTATCCGGCCTATCCCTCCCGTGGGCAGATGGTCGCCTATCTCGAAAGCTATGCCGCTCGCTTCGATATCAGTCCGGTATTCGACACCGAGGTATCGCGGATTCACCGCGACGGCGCGCGATGGCACGCCGATACGGCTCAAGGCCCGATCAACGCGCGCGCGATGGTGATTGCGACAGGGATTGCGGACGCGCCGTATCGTCCGTCATGGCCCGGATCGGAGACCTTTGCTGGTCGCGTGATCCATAGCAGTGAATACCGCAATCCGGATTCCTTCGCGGGCAAGCGCGTATTGGTGGTCGGCTTCGGTAATTCCGGCGGCGAGATCGCGCTCGAGCTTGCCAATGCCGGCATCGACGTCGCGTTAGCGGTGCGGGGGCCCGTCCAGATTCTGCCGCGCGACCTGCTGGGATTTCCGATTCTGTCGTGGGCGATCCTGTATCGGCGGCTGCCGGCACGTCTGGTGGATTTCATCAACGCGCCGGTGCTGCGGCTGGCCGTGGGCGATTTCGAAAAACTCGGCCTCCGGCGTGCCGCGAAGGGACCGCGGCAGATGGTCGAAGAGGATGGGCGCGTACCGCTGATCGATATCGGCACGCTCGCCCGCATCAGCGACGGTTCGATCAGGATACGCGGCGGCATCGATCGCTTTACGGCTGATGGCGTCACGTTCACCGATGCGCGCGCCGAGCCGTTCGATGCCGTCATTCTGGCGACGGGTTTCCGGCCCGATCTGCGGCGATTAATCCCGGATGTGCAGGGCGTGTTCGATCAACACGGCATGCCGCTGTTGACGGGACAGGTCACCGCTGCGCCGGGCCTTTATTTTTGCGGTCAGATCACGGTGCCGACGGGCCAACTGCGCGAGATTGCGATCGAGGCGCAACGGATCGCCGGGAGCGTGAAGGCGTATGTGGCTCACGCGAGCTAG
- the metK gene encoding methionine adenosyltransferase, producing the protein MRASYLFTSESVSEGHPDKVSDQISDAILDAFLEKDVKLGIADDSAVNTRLGCETLCTTNKIVVAGEGRGQLFRDIHGKSVVDRELITQIARDVVKDIGYDQNGFSYHGADVEVLLHGQSSDIAMGVDAKKKKSGEEEGAGDQGMMFGYACTESEVYEKGSYMPAPIFFAHRILKVLSDKRRSGQMFDLQPDSKSQVTVKYVDGKPVGCAKVVVSTQHNEKSRNGKKYSPGLIKDMIGHEVEKALPKGWMPQKSSDFLVNPTGNFVIGGPDGDCGLTGRKIIVDTYGGYAPHGGGAFSGKDPTKVDRSAAYAARYLAKNVVAAGLAERCTIQVAYAIGVADPMSLLVDTHGTGNVDEKKLEKVLPELFRLTPTNIRRTLKLNRPIYRRTASYGHFGRAPDKDGGFSWEKTDLAAALKKAF; encoded by the coding sequence ATGCGCGCGTCCTATCTGTTCACCAGCGAGTCGGTTTCCGAGGGTCATCCGGACAAGGTTTCGGATCAAATCTCCGACGCGATCCTCGATGCCTTCCTCGAGAAGGACGTCAAACTCGGCATCGCCGACGACAGCGCGGTCAATACGCGCCTCGGCTGTGAGACGCTGTGCACCACCAACAAGATCGTGGTCGCCGGCGAAGGCCGCGGCCAGCTCTTCCGCGACATCCACGGCAAGTCGGTGGTGGATCGCGAACTGATCACCCAGATTGCGCGCGATGTCGTCAAGGACATCGGCTACGACCAGAACGGCTTCTCCTATCACGGCGCCGACGTCGAGGTGCTGCTGCACGGCCAGTCGTCCGACATCGCGATGGGCGTCGATGCCAAGAAAAAGAAGAGCGGCGAAGAAGAAGGCGCCGGCGATCAGGGCATGATGTTCGGCTACGCCTGCACCGAGAGCGAAGTCTACGAAAAGGGCTCCTACATGCCGGCGCCGATCTTCTTCGCGCACCGGATTTTGAAGGTGCTGTCGGACAAGCGCCGCAGCGGACAGATGTTCGACCTGCAGCCCGACTCCAAGAGCCAAGTCACGGTCAAGTATGTCGACGGCAAGCCGGTCGGCTGCGCCAAGGTCGTGGTCTCGACCCAGCACAACGAGAAGAGCCGCAACGGCAAGAAGTATTCGCCCGGCCTGATCAAGGACATGATCGGTCATGAGGTCGAGAAGGCCTTGCCGAAGGGCTGGATGCCGCAGAAGTCTTCGGACTTCCTGGTCAACCCGACCGGCAACTTCGTGATCGGCGGACCCGACGGGGATTGCGGTCTGACCGGCCGCAAGATCATCGTCGACACCTACGGCGGCTATGCGCCGCACGGCGGCGGCGCGTTCTCCGGCAAGGATCCGACCAAGGTCGACCGCTCGGCGGCCTATGCCGCGCGCTATCTTGCCAAGAACGTGGTGGCCGCGGGTCTGGCCGAACGCTGCACCATCCAGGTCGCTTACGCGATCGGCGTCGCCGATCCGATGTCGCTGCTGGTGGATACCCACGGGACCGGCAATGTCGACGAGAAGAAGCTCGAGAAGGTGCTGCCGGAATTGTTCCGCCTGACGCCGACCAACATTCGCCGCACGCTGAAG
- a CDS encoding caspase family protein yields MRRLMLILTMALSALWTMPALAQSRSQLGPLCTSETTPADQQIDACNKIIALKAFSGAQLAQVYFWRAVGWNKKGNYPQVIADTTEALRLKPDQALYNLRGSAYFDKGEYDIAIADYNDALRSGPPSGTIFHNRGNAFRGKGDYAKAIADYDQANKLSPNAYSLLNRGLSKQALGNLDGALADINDAIRLDPSLPSGLIDRAVVWRAKGDLDRAIADGTEAIRLARAKAPVNIMTPPGSVLISAYTQRALAYEAKGDFDNAKKDYAAVLEGRASDAGSKANQATAKVRLSLLSEAPAPPPPRNAITGPSPFGSAAKRAESPAPVQSVATSRRVALVIGNGSYAHVKALPNPSNDARAIAKSLRDIGFSVTEGIDLDRAAMQTMTREFLREAARAQIAVVYYAGHGVQIDGRNYLVPVDIQFQSGTDVTAVMMDMDTILAGLDDQVRTNILILDACRNNPMAPKVVSAGASRGIEAGSGLAAPTSLGAGSTLGAGTLIAFATAPGQVALDGEGANSPFSAALSRHIGTPGLEVQQMLTRVRAEVVAATKSKQVPWSNSSLLGEVYLVEK; encoded by the coding sequence ATGCGCCGTTTGATGCTGATCCTCACCATGGCCCTGTCGGCGCTGTGGACGATGCCCGCCCTCGCCCAGTCGCGGTCGCAGCTTGGGCCGCTCTGCACCTCGGAGACCACGCCGGCCGATCAGCAGATTGACGCCTGCAACAAGATCATCGCGCTGAAGGCGTTTTCCGGCGCCCAACTCGCCCAGGTCTACTTCTGGCGCGCGGTCGGCTGGAACAAGAAGGGCAACTACCCGCAGGTGATCGCTGACACCACCGAGGCGCTGCGGCTCAAGCCCGACCAGGCGCTCTATAATCTGCGTGGCTCCGCCTATTTCGACAAGGGCGAGTACGATATCGCGATTGCGGACTACAACGACGCGCTGCGGAGCGGTCCGCCAAGCGGCACCATCTTTCACAACCGCGGCAACGCGTTTCGCGGCAAGGGCGACTATGCCAAGGCGATCGCCGATTACGATCAGGCGAACAAGCTCAGCCCGAATGCCTATTCCCTGCTGAACCGTGGCCTGTCGAAGCAGGCGCTCGGCAATCTCGACGGCGCGCTCGCCGACATCAACGACGCGATCCGGCTCGATCCGTCCCTGCCCTCCGGCCTGATCGACCGCGCCGTGGTCTGGCGCGCCAAGGGCGACCTCGACCGCGCCATCGCCGACGGCACCGAGGCGATCCGGCTCGCCAGGGCCAAGGCCCCCGTCAACATCATGACGCCGCCCGGCAGCGTGTTGATCTCGGCCTACACCCAGCGTGCGCTCGCCTATGAGGCCAAGGGCGATTTCGACAACGCGAAAAAGGATTACGCAGCAGTGCTGGAAGGCCGCGCCTCGGATGCCGGCAGCAAGGCCAACCAGGCGACCGCGAAAGTCCGCCTGTCGCTGCTGTCGGAGGCGCCGGCCCCTCCCCCACCGCGGAACGCGATCACAGGTCCCTCGCCGTTTGGCTCGGCAGCAAAACGGGCGGAGTCTCCGGCGCCCGTGCAAAGCGTGGCGACAAGCCGGCGCGTGGCGCTCGTGATCGGCAATGGTTCCTATGCGCATGTCAAAGCCTTGCCCAACCCCTCCAACGATGCACGCGCGATCGCGAAGAGCCTGCGCGACATCGGATTTTCGGTGACGGAGGGTATCGACCTCGACCGCGCGGCGATGCAGACCATGACCCGCGAATTTCTGCGTGAAGCGGCGCGGGCCCAAATTGCGGTGGTCTATTATGCCGGCCACGGCGTGCAGATCGACGGCCGCAATTATCTGGTGCCGGTCGACATCCAGTTTCAGAGCGGCACCGACGTGACCGCTGTCATGATGGACATGGATACGATCTTGGCCGGCCTCGACGACCAGGTCCGCACCAACATCCTGATCCTCGACGCCTGCCGCAACAATCCGATGGCGCCGAAAGTTGTCTCTGCGGGCGCCAGCCGCGGCATCGAAGCAGGCTCAGGCCTCGCTGCGCCGACCTCGCTCGGCGCCGGCTCCACGCTCGGCGCAGGCACCCTGATCGCGTTTGCGACCGCGCCCGGACAGGTCGCGCTCGACGGCGAAGGCGCCAACAGCCCGTTCTCGGCAGCGCTATCGCGCCACATCGGCACGCCCGGGCTCGAGGTGCAGCAGATGCTGACCCGCGTGCGCGCCGAAGTCGTCGCCGCGACGAAATCGAAGCAGGTGCCGTGGTCGAATTCGTCGCTGCTCGGCGAGGTTTATCTGGTGGAGAAGTAA
- a CDS encoding ABC transporter substrate-binding protein, whose amino-acid sequence MSIRSQLLLAASAVAGILALAPAQAEDAVKIGLILPMTGGQASTGKQIDNAVKLYMQQNGDTVAGRKIEVILKDDAAVPDNTKRLAQELIVNDKVSFIAGFGVTPAALAAAPLATQAKVPEIVMAAGTSIITERSPYIVRTSFTLAQSSTIIGDWAAKNGIKKVATLTSDYAPGNDALTFFKQNFTAGGGEIVEEVKVPLANPDFAPFLQRMKDSKPDAVFVFVPAGQGGNFMKQYAERGLDKSGIKVIGPGDVMDDDLLNGMGDAALGTVTAHLYSAAHPSAANKEFVAAYKKAFGSRPGFMAVSGYDGIRLIYEALKKTGGKTDGDALIEAMKGMKWESPRGPISIDPETRDIVQNIYIRKVEKVDGELYNVEFATFEAVKDSGKTKK is encoded by the coding sequence ATGTCCATTCGCAGTCAACTATTGCTGGCCGCAAGTGCCGTTGCCGGCATTCTGGCCCTTGCACCGGCGCAAGCCGAAGATGCGGTCAAGATCGGCCTGATTCTGCCGATGACCGGCGGCCAAGCCTCGACCGGCAAGCAGATCGACAACGCCGTCAAGCTCTACATGCAGCAGAACGGCGATACCGTCGCCGGCCGGAAGATCGAAGTCATCCTCAAGGACGACGCTGCGGTTCCCGACAATACCAAGCGCCTCGCGCAGGAACTGATCGTCAACGACAAGGTCAGCTTCATCGCCGGCTTCGGCGTGACGCCGGCAGCCCTTGCGGCGGCGCCGCTGGCAACCCAGGCCAAGGTTCCCGAAATCGTGATGGCGGCGGGCACCTCGATCATCACCGAGCGCTCGCCCTATATCGTGCGCACCAGCTTCACGCTGGCGCAGTCGTCGACCATCATCGGCGATTGGGCCGCCAAGAACGGCATCAAGAAGGTGGCGACGCTGACCTCCGACTATGCGCCGGGCAATGACGCGCTGACCTTCTTCAAGCAGAACTTTACCGCCGGCGGCGGCGAGATTGTCGAAGAGGTCAAGGTGCCCCTGGCCAATCCGGACTTCGCGCCGTTCCTGCAGCGCATGAAGGACTCCAAGCCGGACGCCGTGTTCGTGTTCGTGCCGGCAGGCCAGGGCGGCAACTTCATGAAGCAATATGCAGAGCGCGGGCTCGACAAATCGGGGATCAAGGTGATTGGCCCCGGCGACGTGATGGACGACGACCTGCTCAACGGCATGGGCGATGCGGCACTCGGCACCGTCACCGCGCATTTGTATTCCGCAGCACATCCGTCAGCCGCCAACAAGGAATTCGTCGCCGCCTACAAGAAGGCGTTCGGTTCGCGTCCGGGCTTCATGGCGGTGAGCGGCTATGACGGCATCCGCCTGATCTACGAGGCGCTGAAGAAGACCGGCGGCAAGACCGACGGCGATGCGCTAATCGAGGCGATGAAGGGCATGAAGTGGGAAAGCCCGCGCGGTCCGATTTCGATCGATCCGGAAACCCGCGACATCGTGCAGAACATCTATATCCGCAAGGTCGAGAAGGTCGACGGCGAACTCTACAACGTCGAATTCGCGACCTTCGAGGCGGTGAAGGATTCCGGCAAGACGAAGAAGTGA
- a CDS encoding DUF2939 domain-containing protein, which produces MRWFLSTIAALIVAVAIYLGLAASSLTTLASAARAGDITKILEKTDVKAVSRSLTNQIVNAYLDRIGATRKVGAMEKMLINTYGATIADAMAAKMLTADNLTQILKNGKVDASQGLPSFAGLPALGDLHTGNWLALLGRVNFIQPVLLGIRVSEKSDPESYAAINLHFEGTEWRLSGIELPKPIVRTLAASLPVK; this is translated from the coding sequence ATGCGCTGGTTTCTCAGCACGATTGCCGCTCTCATTGTCGCCGTTGCGATCTATCTCGGACTGGCGGCGTCCTCGCTCACCACGCTGGCGTCGGCCGCACGCGCCGGCGATATCACGAAGATCCTCGAGAAGACCGACGTCAAGGCGGTCAGCCGATCGCTGACCAACCAGATCGTCAACGCCTATCTCGATCGCATCGGCGCCACGCGCAAGGTCGGCGCGATGGAAAAGATGCTGATCAACACCTATGGCGCGACCATCGCGGATGCGATGGCGGCCAAGATGCTGACGGCCGACAACCTCACGCAGATATTGAAAAACGGCAAGGTCGACGCTTCACAGGGACTGCCGTCGTTTGCCGGCCTGCCGGCCTTGGGCGATTTGCACACCGGAAACTGGCTGGCGCTGCTCGGACGGGTCAATTTCATCCAGCCGGTGCTGCTCGGCATCCGCGTCAGCGAAAAGTCCGACCCGGAAAGCTACGCCGCGATCAACCTGCACTTCGAGGGAACCGAATGGCGGCTTTCCGGCATCGAATTGCCGAAGCCGATCGTTCGCACCCTCGCCGCGAGCCTGCCGGTCAAATAG